The nucleotide window gccaCCGCCTCCTCGCACCACCCCGCCATTGCTGCTGCGAGGGCTGGAACCTGGAAGCTTCCGCGCCCCCTGATCCTTTCTCCAATCTCCAGAGGAGGCAGACGAGCTGGGAGGGGGGAGTTGATTTTGGAGGAGGTTCTCTCCTGCCTGCGCCCGCGTGTGACGTGTCAAAAGCGGCGGAAGAGGACAGTTGGCAGGCGGACCCACGTGTCGGTGGCACCGCGCGTCCAGCCGTGTTTTTCTTTATCCCCTATGGCTCCTTTGGACGTAGGGTCTCCAAAACCACGTGGATTTGAGTCGTCTAGGGAATTCTCCACTGCACCTGCCCCCCGGGAGACGGAATTCCCATGGGGAAAAATTATCGGCCACCATTTGAGAACCAACGGATACAAATCCTGGCCAGGCAAACGAtattcaaaaatcagaaaaaaatGAAGATTTCAAAAATGCGATTGAAAAATTGAAAATCAGTGCCATGGATAATTTTTCAATAGTATGATACACGAATTggataaaagaagatcaattacaCTAATTCAAAGCACACATTATTCATCTCATAAGGTAAACAAACAGATGAACTTCGATCTTACACAAGAGTCCACAGGTTTATGACAAAAGTGCATATTACATTATTCTTACTGCATAATCAGAGAGAATTAACAACTGTCTCGGCATGACTGCACTACAATCTATCCCTCACAACTAGCATCAACAAGCTAGAGCATATAGAATCAGCCCTGCAATTGGATGGAGAAAAATCACTATTAGTCGATGCAATGTAATATTTATAAAATAGTGCAATGTAAACCTAGACTGAAGCTAATTTAGATGCTCGTTTTTATTGGCAAGTTTCATGCCTCGAGAACAAGGATTTGCAAAGGATAACTTTTTTATCATATAGTCAAAAGTATCATTCTTCTACATGCACACTAGATTAGAAACTTTGCTTGTACAACCAAATTAATGAAAAGCTTCCTGCTTTACAGAATACTATAAAATTAGGCATTTGGGTTTTCAGTTTTAGTCAAAGGCACTATAAAACTCACAGAAACTCTAACAGTCAATTGCAGCACTAGGCACTAGCAGAAGATCAGATTTCATAAATAAATTCTACAAGACCATGTACTTCTCAGAGTACCGTAAACTTCTTACCAAGGTGTAGTACTAGTAAGGTAGGTAGTCACAAGAACAGTAAACTCACCTTTGGAGCTATCTCACCCTTAATCCACAATAGGCGAACTCTCGGGTTTGTGaagttgataaaaatttctctgtTCACCACACACTTCATGACGCTTATTGCTTGCGCCTTCTCTTCATCTGAGAGCTCTTCCATGGATTCCAGAAGATCCATACACTTCTTGATAGAATAGTCACATTTACTTGTTTCATCTAGTGATTCCACAAAAGTTTTGCTTTGCTTTATCTTGTGGTCCAAATAGCCTTGTAGAACTTCAGCAATGCTTCTCTTTTTCCCACTTCCCGATCCCTTTTGTCCCGAACAAGCAGAGGAAGCTGGTTCTGCTCCAGTGAGGTCTATAGGTTCACTTGATGCCCTATGATCATCCATACTTGCAGAGAAAGGGTTCATGCTGCTATCTGGAGCATCTATGTCAGTGGCGTTGACATGTTGAGTGGAAGACGGTGGGTGCAACTCAAGTGGCTCTGTTGATGTCAAATTTAATTCACCTGTTGCAATGCTTCTTGTTTCATGTGGATAAATAAACTCAAGTCACATGAATGTCCCAAAAATATTAGTAGAAAAGGATAGTAGTAGCAGGAAAGCTACTACTATACAGAACACATATTGAAATAAAAAGTTTATTTCAATAGTTCAAAAAAACTATCTGCAGGACAGTTGCACAGCTGCAGTAGTCTAACAAAAAGCTATCTTAAAACACATGCTAGTAGCTCAAAAATCTAAATACTGAACACTATTGTAGGACAGGTAAAAAAGCTATCTGCATTAGTAGCTGAATAAAAAGTTTACCTTCATATACTTTCTCACACTCGTGATACAAAGGAAATGCTTTTGCTTGAAACTTCTTAAGCCTTGAATGATCCTGGCAAATGCAAACTAAAGTTAGCAGCATAGTAACAAGCTAAATTATCTAGCAAGTGAAATGATCTTACAACATACATCAATAAGTTTCTTCCATTTGTCTGGTAAAGCATTGATCATGCACAAAGAATCATTCCAGCCAACCCCACTTATCTTAATCCCTGCCCCGAATGGCCTTGTAGTTTCCTTTAATGTCCTTCTCCTTGTCTTGAATCCGTGCCTTCAAAAATCAAGCGGATGGAAACTTCTTATTGAAATGCTTTATGATACTTCTCCATCCTTTAGGTGACCAACCATTTTGGCCCTTAAACCTTTCATGATTGTATTCTTGAAGTACATCAAGAAGTCCTTTCTCATAATTAAAGCTTCATGATGCTCTTGAGCTTTGTCCTTTAGTCATAGCTAGAGTTTACAAAAAATAACATTCAAACACAACTGTAATAGTTTGGCGACATATAACATAACTCACATAGATAGGAAGTCATAAACATAAATATCTTATACAATAGCATATTGGCATGTTCAACATTTATTACATAACACACTACAAAATAATCTTCATGCTCTACGACTTGACTGCTACTTCCTAAGCACGATTTTGATTGTAGCGTTCCCACATTTGCATGGCAATCTGATCTCTTAGCATGTTTGCAGCATGGTCTTGTAAATTCAACGACTGCACATCATTTTGATGATTATCATCTCCTCGTGGCAGATCAACATGATCAGATTCTGGTATATAAGTAGGTTGGTGATCTAGCCAATTCTCGTCACCATTTAGACATCTAATTATGTTATGAAATACAACGACTGCTGTTGGAATTTTTATTTGAGATTCTATGGGATGATGTGTTCCCACTTTTAGAATTTGAAACCTTTTCTTAAGAATCCCAATAGCCCTCTTAATATGGTTTCTAAGAAGTGCATGACGATGATTGAAAAGCTCTTTGTGATCAGCATATTCTCTTCTTCGAGATGAGCATCGCCGAAACTCAGCAATGTGATATCTAACTCCTCGATAAGGCGCAAGGAATTGTGGTGCATTTGCATACCCACCATCCACAAGATAAAACTTTCCCTTAAGAACTTGGAAACCCTTGGAAATAGCTGATCGAAGAACTCTAGCATCTGAAGCAGACCCTTCccacccacaagagataaatgtgAAGTTCAAGTTGAAGTCACATGCTACCATGACATTCTGAGATAGTGTGCCTTTCCTATTCCTATATGGGAGGGCTTTCTCTTCTGCAATCATGATAGGCACATGTGTGCCATCGATAGTACCAATACAATTCTGTAAAAAAATGAAACTTAAAAGCAGAGCAAAATGTTGAAGAGACAGTAAGGTCTAATGTTATGCCTCACCTGAAAAAAGGGCCAAAATCTAGGATCCATAGAGATCTTGGGGTGAGTTTGGTTGGAAGTAGGAAGCTTCAGAAATCTATAGGTGGGAGTGGGAATGATATTGAAAATTGCCCTTATGTGCCTGTGGATAGTTTCACCACTATGCTGAAATGCTTTCTTCAGTCTATCATTGCTAGCATTGTGTGAAATCATATACATAAACATGCCTAGCTGCTTCTCAACGGTAACACCTCGTGTGTCACGCAATAGACCCTCACACCTAAGATAGTTACATGTCTCCTTAAATATTCATGTCTCCATACGAAACTCAAATTTACACCAATTCTCGTGCCCCTCCAGAACTTCCTTCACCTTCTTAGCACCAGTATACTCGGAGGTATACTCTAGCCTCTTCTCTTCATTCAGCCATTCAAGTATTGCAGgaacaattcatcatcatcatcttcttccatctGTATGAATTTTCTAATTTTCTCCTTCCTAGAGCCCATTATCTAGAAGTTGCAAATAGAAACGAGCTAAGATATTAGCTTACTTATGTATTTATAATAAAGTACATGTTAGTACTTTATTTTTCTCTCTGAATCGAACAAGACCACAGGTAGCAGTATTAATTCTGCAAGCATGGGTGAATTAATAACAGAGGTATGTccacattgaaagcatctaggcccctagttggatttcggtgattaatgtcaatacaagattactatgactaacgtgtgttttgcagagacaattaagttaggtcatggtaatagagatcgattgggcaatcgaggttgtcatgcccctatgatggaaatcatttcggttttcaaaggttggacgacaaggttaaggataactagttctaagtgtcaattggagttggagagacacttagagtagtttaggactttgttttttcctttggccgtattaTGAAGAGGGGTatgaacaggtagcttgacctagttaagtctagtgagttaggtgtggtgcacacttgttaaaactagctctaggtagctcctataaatgcctaagatcttttggagcaaacttcattcacatatgttcgaaagttggaagtgaatggagggtcaaacactgaccggacgctggctccggtgcgaccggacgctggccatagggtccggtcagttcatttgaccaaggggatcaagtctggtgtgaccggacgctgggaggtcatgtgaccggacgctgagggccagcgtccggtcgactccagtaagggtccagacttggaaaagagtgaccggacccgtctggtcagtgtgaccggaccctgtgtatccagtgtccggtcgtttacagtaagcatctaagagcgaccggacgcgtccggtcagtactgaccggaccctaacagcgtccggtcatcacttgaaaactggtttgcgggttgaactgaccggagcgtctggtcatcacgaccggagcgtccggtcatcccgcagaagctcataacggttcgtttttcaggctggcttataaatagaagctccactcatgagtggagcatcttttgctcattccaacagctgagaaacacgtttgtgagtgccaagaagagcaaggtcctagtgaggtgtttgtgatttaagaatccaagagagtagcctcactagcaaatcaagagtagcaaagtgtgcatccatcttctcattaggcttcgcgtggtcaagtgagagttcgtgcttgttactcttagtgatcgccatcacctagacggcttggtggtgattgggagtttggtgttcacccggcggagcttgtgggtgacccaactcaagttgtgagcggctttgggtgattcgccgcgacggagtgtcgaagaatcaacccgtagagagcacttgatccttgcgcggatcaagggggagctacacccttgcgcgggtgctccaacgaggactagtggggagtggcgactctccgatacctcggcaaaacatcgccgcgttcttttctctctctactttgagcatttaccttgagcaattcaatacttgtttttacttccataagaattgcttgctagagtaagtttggaacttaggttgagaggttgttgtgcattagtttgatataaacacttttctaggcacaaggggttaattgggctatccgtaggatttgattattgcaagaaaatttagaattagcccaattcaccccccctcttgggcatcttgatcctttcaattggtatcagagcctcgtgctcacgtttttaagcttaatcgcttagagcaagatgtctcacggggatggtcctcctcctatctttgagggagatgattttccatattggaaaatccgcatggagacttacttagaagctctagatgttagaattcttagagccgcctctcaagggttcccagcacctaggaatgccgcacaacttcaaggcgatgaagtgaattatgaaaaatggaatgcaaaggctcgcaacaccatctttagaggcctttgcaaagatgtgtttaatcgtgtaaggaaccacaaagacgcccatgcactatggtcggacgtttgtgcactccatgagggaaccaagagtgagcgtgaggaacgctatcatcttgtgattaaaaagctaaattcctttgagatgtttcccaaagaaagtgctaatgagatgtattctcgattaaatgttcttgtagaggaagtcaatgggcttggactcactcaaatgtcaccatccgacgctgtgagaaaaatcttgagtgtcctccccattgagaaatatgggcacattgtgaccgtgctacatcaaggtgatctttccgccgc belongs to Miscanthus floridulus cultivar M001 chromosome 4, ASM1932011v1, whole genome shotgun sequence and includes:
- the LOC136548105 gene encoding uncharacterized protein translates to MEEDDDDELCEGLLRDTRGVTVEKQLGMFMYMISHNASNDRLKKAFQHSGETIHRHIRAIFNIIPTPTYRFLKLPTSNQTHPKISMDPRFWPFFQNCIGTIDGTHVPIMIAEEKALPYRNRKGTLSQNVMVACDFNLNFTFISCGWEGSASDARVLRSAISKGFQVLKGKFYLVDGGYANAPQFLAPYRGVRYHIAEFRRCSSRRREYADHKELFNHRHALLRNHIKRAIGILKKRFQILKVGTHHPIESQIKIPTAVVVFHNIIRCLNGDENWLDHQPTYIPESDHVDLPRGDDNHQNDVQSLNLQDHAANMLRDQIAMQMWERYNQNRA